Proteins from one Bos taurus isolate L1 Dominette 01449 registration number 42190680 breed Hereford chromosome 7, ARS-UCD2.0, whole genome shotgun sequence genomic window:
- the FAM32A gene encoding protein FAM32A, whose product MEAYEQVQKGPLKLKGVAELGVTKRKKKKKDKDKAKLLEAMGTSKKNEEEKRRGLDKRTPAQAAFEKMQEKRQMERILKKASKTHKQRVEDFNRHLDTLTEHYDIPKVSWTK is encoded by the exons ATGGAGGCCTACGAGCAGGTCCAAAAGGGGCCCCTGAAGCTGAAAGGCGTCGCAGAGCTCGGAGTGACTAAGCG gaagaagaaaaagaaagacaaagacaaggCGAAACTCCTGGAAGCGATGGGAACGAGCAAAAAGAACGAGGAGGAGAAGCGACGCGGACTGGACAAGCGGACACCGGCCCAAGCGGCATTTGAGAAGATGCAGGAGAAGCGG CAAATGGAAAGGATCCTGAAGAAAGCATCCAAAACCCACAAGCAGAGAGTAGAG GACTTCAACAGACACCTGGACACGCTCACAGAGCACTATGACATTCCCAAAGTCAGCTGGACCAAGTAG